A stretch of Mesorhizobium sp. M2A.F.Ca.ET.046.03.2.1 DNA encodes these proteins:
- a CDS encoding SDR family oxidoreductase, which yields MSFSLAGRTALVTGSVRGLGLEMARGLAEAGARVILNGREPATLEAAIAGMRDQGLDAHGAPFDVTRRDAAQQALAGLGDIDILVNNVGRRDRRGFDAMSPEEFGAMLDGHLVSAYAMSQTVARALIRRGAPGRIINVSSVIAQLGRAGDVAYPAAKAGIDGLTRALAVELGGHGITVNAVAPGTFATEVNAGLAEDPDWARWLKTRTALGRWGKPEEIAGIVVFLASDAASFVTGQTIAVDGGITTTF from the coding sequence ATGAGCTTCTCGCTTGCCGGCCGAACCGCCCTGGTGACAGGATCGGTGCGTGGGCTCGGGCTCGAGATGGCGCGCGGCCTGGCCGAAGCCGGCGCCCGCGTGATCCTGAACGGGCGCGAGCCCGCCACGCTCGAGGCAGCCATCGCCGGAATGCGGGACCAGGGCCTGGATGCGCATGGCGCGCCGTTCGACGTCACTCGGCGCGACGCCGCGCAGCAGGCGCTTGCCGGGCTGGGCGACATCGACATCCTCGTCAACAATGTCGGCCGTCGCGATCGCCGCGGCTTCGACGCCATGTCGCCGGAGGAATTCGGCGCCATGCTCGACGGCCACCTGGTTTCCGCCTATGCGATGAGCCAAACGGTCGCCCGTGCCTTGATCCGCCGCGGCGCGCCGGGCCGGATCATCAATGTTTCCTCCGTCATCGCGCAACTCGGCCGGGCCGGAGACGTCGCCTATCCCGCGGCCAAGGCCGGTATCGACGGCCTGACCCGGGCGCTCGCCGTCGAACTCGGCGGCCACGGGATCACCGTGAACGCCGTCGCCCCCGGAACCTTCGCGACCGAGGTGAATGCCGGCCTCGCCGAGGATCCGGATTGGGCGCGCTGGCTGAAGACACGCACGGCACTCGGCCGCTGGGGAAAGCCGGAGGAGATCGCCGGCATCGTGGTTTTTCTCGCCAGCGACGCGGCTTCCTTCGTCACTGGCCAGACAATCGCCGTGGACGGTGGCATCACCACGACATTTTGA
- a CDS encoding TetR family transcriptional regulator produces MAGHEAVTAEPSLRRAELLDASYAYVLDHGLNGLSLRPLAAAIGSSPRVLLYLFGSKEKLLRELLVRARTEQIAQLTVALAAEGRSHGLEETAGRLWAWMSAPEQRPMVRLTYEAFLLSFSHKPGPWAGFAAEAAQDWLDLLIDTQTQLPRAEAEARATRILATIRGLLIDLLANGDNERIAAAVRMGWL; encoded by the coding sequence ATGGCCGGGCATGAAGCAGTGACTGCCGAACCCTCCCTCCGCCGGGCGGAACTGCTCGATGCCAGCTATGCCTATGTGCTCGACCATGGTCTCAATGGATTGTCGTTGCGCCCGCTGGCGGCCGCCATTGGCTCCAGTCCCCGTGTGCTGCTCTATCTGTTCGGCAGTAAGGAGAAGCTGCTGCGCGAACTGCTGGTCCGGGCGCGCACCGAACAGATCGCGCAACTGACTGTCGCGCTCGCGGCCGAGGGCCGAAGCCATGGCCTCGAAGAAACGGCCGGGCGATTGTGGGCATGGATGTCCGCGCCCGAGCAACGTCCGATGGTCAGGCTCACCTATGAGGCGTTCCTGCTTTCTTTCAGCCATAAGCCCGGTCCGTGGGCGGGATTCGCGGCGGAAGCGGCCCAGGACTGGCTGGACCTGCTGATCGACACCCAGACGCAGCTCCCGCGAGCCGAGGCCGAGGCGCGGGCTACCCGTATACTCGCAACGATACGCGGCCTGCTGATCGACCTTCTGGCCAATGGCGATAATGAAAGAATTGCCGCCGCCGTGCGCATGGGCTGGCTCTGA